A stretch of the Chlorobiota bacterium genome encodes the following:
- a CDS encoding ATP-binding protein, whose amino-acid sequence MTIHQKNFIEFGMLPFVGRETILERILSFLTTTQQSETLQIALIQGEAGVGKTSFIKHITPILEESGYTIIHIKLFPEGVTSIIELMASALNNKKIEDVIKIPLKGNLIELVSSIRRLCQLKQFVVVIEDIHLLNEESQKELLNFQEALKDETLPIILLSRPIDNLIRSIFELRQTEEIIFENLNELEVGEIFNKILNKEISSSKLKIILEETFGNALVIHSLILKLKRTNEISYQGNIGELNCDDLLLKDYCKRITNSVIIGFTINMDINLLEKAQKISQLGEVFAIESVRELINDADEVLNELKNLGLIVNSTRKSNPLPGFIMSEFIPLTFTHSLLHDYLLKSTNIEPSYLLNLFSKDFPIYSYVPLNSLATREFKIEVEYDKLIKCFDKFFKLFSYQMNDGYWKYNSFIVIIEKLYQLLIIHLTTIEKDKLNVKVKIIQFYHNKNLYTLECQKEIEKIIEFTYIYDDLEIIELRFSLLAIKYISMNSTYSYIDINQELKIILSLVINYPEIRLKDSYINIIVELFVIFTRSYQSNSSSIGKLLKEYEFFNQNIYRIGNLKLLGNIKYYILLINLYTKNDIHEKLQIFNKMIIPIESVDLNFTIAKFLYTILEIQKSVISFDISIKNSILQLENIDLYAILLFKHQSLSLLGENWDNIIKLMDDAFNFDVSLEASTWGFLTNVLFLRNEKNIFSLFKERYRVDFKRITAQTRLRFSLLDNSFNEVINYIEENKLHENPEMLALAKCTTGLIKIDSVVKEYIYSNFNKPLITIPIICDKLYILRCLEKWIEREPEIIQEFGLITQGLARQVADLFYEKKFYFQLECLIIEFKQHYQKRKLVEYRNLIKESKEAKYKEEQSKKAIESKLRITLIGNISIAKPDSEVNKIRGERMKHAIAVIAINEILSSKLKLDDFNKIITEENDPIVAKTMMRSIRFRLNDQISENCLAIKEGESIMFNMTNVHIDIVDIYKLLKETKKAIKENNNLIAIKSLASALEMIGDKVFFPGLYSQFFETMREDFENSIRNTTISLVNILNKQYDFENSEKLLKLSLVSIPYDEELKNKLEESMINQDRKTESLLI is encoded by the coding sequence ATGACAATACACCAAAAAAATTTCATTGAATTTGGAATGTTACCCTTTGTTGGAAGAGAAACTATTCTAGAAAGAATTCTTAGTTTTTTAACAACAACACAACAATCTGAAACACTTCAAATAGCTTTAATTCAAGGAGAAGCAGGGGTTGGCAAAACCTCATTTATCAAACATATAACTCCAATTCTTGAAGAATCTGGATATACTATTATTCATATAAAACTATTCCCAGAAGGAGTTACATCGATAATAGAATTAATGGCATCAGCTTTAAACAACAAAAAAATTGAAGATGTAATAAAAATTCCACTTAAAGGAAATTTAATTGAATTGGTTTCATCAATTAGAAGACTTTGCCAGTTGAAGCAATTTGTAGTAGTAATTGAGGACATACATTTATTGAATGAAGAGTCACAAAAAGAATTGTTAAATTTCCAAGAAGCTTTAAAGGATGAAACATTGCCAATTATACTTTTATCCCGACCAATTGACAATTTAATTAGAAGCATATTTGAGTTAAGGCAAACAGAAGAAATCATCTTTGAGAATTTAAATGAGTTAGAAGTTGGAGAAATATTTAATAAAATTTTAAATAAAGAAATTAGCTCTAGTAAATTAAAAATAATATTAGAAGAAACATTTGGAAATGCATTAGTTATTCATTCATTAATATTAAAATTAAAAAGAACTAATGAAATAAGTTATCAAGGAAATATTGGTGAATTAAATTGCGATGATTTGTTGTTAAAAGATTATTGTAAGAGAATTACAAACTCAGTTATCATTGGGTTTACAATTAATATGGATATTAATTTACTCGAAAAAGCACAAAAAATATCTCAATTAGGTGAGGTGTTTGCTATTGAATCTGTAAGAGAATTAATTAATGATGCTGATGAAGTTTTAAATGAATTAAAAAATTTGGGGTTAATAGTTAATTCTACTCGAAAATCAAACCCATTACCTGGATTCATAATGAGTGAGTTTATTCCTCTTACATTCACACACTCCTTATTACATGATTATTTACTGAAATCTACAAATATTGAGCCTTCATATTTGTTAAATCTCTTTAGTAAAGATTTTCCAATATATTCATATGTTCCTTTGAATTCATTGGCAACAAGGGAATTTAAAATTGAAGTTGAATATGATAAATTAATTAAGTGTTTTGATAAATTTTTCAAACTTTTTAGTTATCAAATGAATGATGGATATTGGAAGTATAATTCTTTTATTGTGATAATTGAAAAACTTTATCAATTGTTAATAATTCATTTAACTACAATTGAAAAAGATAAATTAAATGTGAAAGTTAAGATAATTCAATTTTATCATAACAAAAATTTATATACTTTAGAATGTCAGAAAGAGATTGAGAAAATAATAGAGTTTACTTATATATATGATGATTTAGAAATTATTGAATTAAGATTTAGTCTTTTAGCAATAAAATATATTTCAATGAATTCTACCTATAGTTATATAGACATAAATCAAGAACTAAAAATTATATTATCACTAGTAATTAATTATCCAGAAATTAGACTAAAAGATTCTTATATAAATATTATAGTGGAGCTCTTTGTTATCTTTACTAGATCATATCAATCTAATTCAAGTTCAATAGGTAAATTGTTAAAAGAATATGAATTTTTCAACCAAAATATTTATAGAATTGGAAATTTAAAATTATTGGGAAATATAAAATATTATATCTTACTTATTAATTTATATACTAAAAATGATATTCATGAAAAGTTACAAATATTTAATAAAATGATTATCCCAATAGAAAGTGTAGATCTGAATTTTACAATAGCAAAATTTCTATATACTATACTTGAAATTCAAAAATCAGTAATAAGCTTTGATATAAGTATTAAAAATTCAATTTTACAGCTTGAAAATATTGATTTATATGCTATACTACTTTTTAAGCATCAATCATTATCATTATTAGGTGAAAATTGGGATAATATTATTAAATTAATGGATGATGCATTTAACTTTGATGTTTCACTTGAAGCATCTACTTGGGGATTTTTAACAAATGTGTTATTCCTTAGAAACGAAAAAAATATATTTAGTTTATTTAAGGAAAGATATAGAGTTGATTTTAAAAGAATAACGGCACAAACAAGACTTAGATTTAGTTTATTAGATAATTCTTTTAATGAGGTAATTAACTATATTGAAGAAAATAAGTTGCATGAAAATCCTGAAATGTTAGCTTTAGCAAAGTGCACAACAGGTCTAATTAAAATTGATAGTGTAGTTAAAGAATATATTTATTCAAATTTCAATAAGCCTTTAATTACAATTCCAATAATTTGTGATAAACTTTACATATTACGTTGTTTAGAAAAATGGATAGAACGAGAACCTGAAATTATACAGGAGTTTGGGTTAATTACCCAAGGATTAGCAAGGCAAGTTGCAGATTTATTTTATGAAAAGAAATTTTATTTTCAGTTAGAGTGTTTGATAATTGAATTCAAACAACATTACCAAAAAAGAAAATTAGTAGAGTATAGGAACTTAATTAAAGAATCAAAAGAGGCAAAATATAAAGAAGAACAATCAAAAAAAGCAATAGAATCTAAACTTAGAATTACTTTGATTGGGAATATATCAATTGCAAAACCAGATTCTGAAGTAAATAAAATTCGTGGAGAGCGTATGAAGCATGCCATTGCTGTAATAGCAATAAATGAGATTCTAAGCTCAAAATTAAAATTAGATGATTTTAATAAAATAATTACAGAAGAAAATGATCCAATTGTTGCAAAGACAATGATGAGAAGTATTAGATTTAGATTAAATGATCAAATCTCTGAGAATTGTTTGGCAATTAAAGAAGGAGAATCAATTATGTTTAATATGACTAATGTGCATATTGATATAGTTGATATTTACAAATTATTAAAGGAAACAAAAAAAGCTATTAAAGAAAATAATAATTTAATTGCCATAAAATCTTTAGCATCAGCTTTAGAAATGATAGGTGATAAAGTCTTTTTCCCTGGATTATATTCTCAGTTTTTTGAAACTATGAGGGAAGATTTTGAAAATTCTATTAGGAACACAACAATCTCATTAGTTAATATCTTGAATAAACAATATGATTTTGAAAATTCAGAAAAATTACTAAAACTTAGTTTAGTATCAATACCTTATGATGAAGAATTAAAGAATAAACTGGAAGAATCTATGATTAATCAAGACAGAAAAACAGAATCATTATTAATTTAA
- the ribD gene encoding bifunctional diaminohydroxyphosphoribosylaminopyrimidine deaminase/5-amino-6-(5-phosphoribosylamino)uracil reductase RibD, with protein MDLIQDEIYIKRALELSERGKGFVSPNPLVGAVIVNQSGEIIGEGWHKQFGSNHAEVNAMNECGKDDLKSATLYVTLEPCDHYGKTPPCTDVIIENGIRRVVIALRDPNPIVNGRGIKKFRENGIEVVVGVLEQQAKLMNESFLHFVKTSNPFITLKTAQTLDGFVAMPDGTSKWITGELALQRVHKLRSFNDAIIIGGSTAIKDDPSLTVRYGIESRIPRRIILDLDCELPLNLQLFNDEFKEHTLVFTSEKNINSNNANSISDKGINVLSVGSDKSGLRLDEVLSILGSMNLASIMVESGGSLAASFIQNKSVNKLISFVSPKLFGKGIQVFNGIETISIDDAIKFNIHNTESVGEDIMVTMYP; from the coding sequence ATGGATTTAATTCAAGATGAAATTTATATTAAAAGAGCTTTAGAACTTTCTGAACGAGGCAAAGGGTTTGTTAGTCCTAATCCTTTAGTTGGTGCTGTAATTGTAAATCAATCTGGCGAGATAATTGGGGAAGGGTGGCATAAACAGTTTGGTTCGAATCATGCGGAAGTGAATGCTATGAATGAATGCGGTAAGGATGACTTAAAAAGTGCTACTTTATACGTTACCCTTGAGCCTTGTGATCATTATGGAAAAACTCCGCCATGTACTGATGTTATAATTGAAAATGGGATTAGAAGAGTAGTTATTGCTTTAAGAGACCCAAATCCAATTGTAAATGGAAGAGGGATTAAAAAATTTAGGGAAAATGGCATTGAAGTAGTTGTTGGTGTGTTAGAGCAACAAGCTAAACTGATGAATGAATCATTCTTACATTTTGTTAAAACTTCTAATCCATTTATTACATTAAAAACTGCTCAAACATTAGACGGATTTGTTGCAATGCCTGATGGAACTTCAAAGTGGATTACTGGTGAATTGGCTTTACAAAGAGTTCATAAGCTTAGATCTTTTAATGATGCTATTATTATAGGTGGCTCAACTGCTATAAAAGATGATCCAAGTTTAACAGTTAGATATGGTATTGAATCAAGAATTCCAAGAAGAATTATCTTGGATCTAGATTGTGAGTTACCATTAAATCTTCAATTATTTAATGATGAATTTAAAGAACATACTTTAGTTTTTACTTCTGAAAAAAATATTAATTCCAATAATGCTAATTCAATTTCTGATAAAGGAATAAATGTACTTTCAGTTGGCTCAGATAAATCTGGATTAAGATTAGATGAGGTTCTATCAATTTTAGGTAGTATGAATTTAGCTTCAATTATGGTTGAAAGTGGAGGTTCTCTTGCAGCTTCTTTTATTCAAAATAAATCGGTAAATAAATTAATTTCTTTTGTATCACCAAAACTATTTGGTAAGGGTATTCAGGTTTTTAACGGTATTGAGACAATAAGTATTGATGATGCTATTAAATTTAATATACATAATACTGAATCGGTTGGTGAAGATATTATGGTAACTATGTATCCATAA
- the xseA gene encoding exodeoxyribonuclease VII large subunit, whose translation MLTLKKINNEPNNQNSDLSVSQLNAEIGKTLAGMYSNGVKVFGEISSWNKHTSGHKYFTLKDESSQIKCVMWKDKSLSSDIQEGSKVIVSANIRVYSPRGEYQLDCLSIEIIGIGGLFLQYEKLKSRLLSEGLFDNNLKKDIPLYPNRIGVITSINGAAFHDILTTLSRRMPVVDVVIRPTLVQGIGAKEDIVNAIIDFNKLKNVDVIILGRGGGSVEDLWAFNEELVARAIYDSEIPIISAIGHEVDFTIADFVSDLRAATPTAAAELAVRSVEDLNSRINFYYKSLNKNIFKKIEIERIRINNLINSYGIIRVSDHLSNNIQKIDELIIELDNKVNLIFEKFNIKIFNLINSLNILNPENVLIRGYAILQKENEIVSSTSELEKGDIVLITLQDGIISSEIK comes from the coding sequence ATGCTAACATTAAAGAAAATAAATAATGAACCTAATAATCAAAACTCAGATTTAAGTGTTTCACAATTAAATGCAGAAATTGGTAAGACTTTAGCTGGCATGTATAGTAATGGTGTTAAAGTTTTTGGTGAGATAAGTTCATGGAATAAACATACAAGTGGGCATAAATATTTTACTCTTAAAGATGAATCTTCTCAAATTAAGTGTGTAATGTGGAAAGATAAATCATTGAGTTCCGATATTCAAGAAGGTTCAAAAGTAATTGTTTCAGCAAATATTAGAGTATATTCACCTCGAGGAGAATATCAATTAGATTGTTTAAGTATAGAAATTATAGGTATAGGGGGTCTTTTTTTACAATATGAAAAACTCAAATCAAGATTGTTATCAGAAGGTTTATTTGATAATAATCTAAAGAAAGATATACCTCTTTATCCTAATAGAATTGGTGTAATAACATCTATAAATGGGGCTGCTTTTCATGATATACTAACAACTCTATCAAGAAGAATGCCGGTTGTTGATGTGGTTATACGTCCAACTTTAGTGCAAGGTATTGGAGCAAAAGAAGATATTGTGAATGCTATTATAGATTTTAATAAACTAAAGAATGTAGATGTTATTATTCTTGGAAGAGGTGGTGGTTCAGTTGAAGATTTGTGGGCTTTTAATGAAGAACTTGTTGCAAGAGCTATTTATGATTCAGAAATTCCTATTATTTCTGCTATTGGACATGAGGTAGATTTTACTATAGCAGATTTTGTTTCTGATTTAAGAGCTGCTACTCCAACTGCTGCAGCTGAATTAGCAGTAAGAAGCGTTGAAGATTTAAACTCAAGAATTAATTTTTATTATAAATCTCTTAATAAAAATATATTTAAGAAGATTGAAATTGAAAGAATTAGAATAAATAATTTGATTAATAGTTATGGAATTATTAGGGTTTCAGATCATCTTAGTAATAACATACAAAAAATTGATGAGTTAATAATTGAACTGGATAATAAAGTTAATTTAATTTTTGAAAAATTCAATATCAAAATTTTTAATTTAATAAATTCTCTGAATATTCTTAATCCTGAAAATGTACTTATAAGAGGTTATGCAATTTTACAAAAAGAGAATGAAATTGTATCTTCTACAAGTGAATTAGAAAAAGGTGATATTGTTTTAATTACCTTACAAGATGGAATTATAAGTTCAGAGATAAAATGA
- a CDS encoding lipoate--protein ligase family protein: protein MKEEKIIFTIDQDFLGKINMKLDEQNATLTSTDSIIRVRLYSWKPYTISLGAHQDILQINEVKAHDLGYDIIRRPTGGRAVLHAEEITYSITMKILNGTLHQTYALINNAIKIGLEKYGVKNLEFSRSHPDFKTEYKIDDSASCFNSSALNELTWNGKKIVGSAQRRYDDTLLQHGSILIGDEHLNLINCLSCYNDELSIDKMKLRLKSKTATIKQTLNSDNIKFNEIANSLKQGFEDVVN, encoded by the coding sequence ATGAAAGAGGAAAAAATTATTTTTACAATTGATCAAGACTTTCTAGGTAAAATTAATATGAAGTTAGATGAGCAAAATGCTACATTAACATCTACTGATTCAATAATCAGAGTTAGGCTTTATTCATGGAAACCTTACACAATTTCACTTGGAGCTCATCAAGATATATTACAGATTAATGAAGTCAAAGCACATGATTTAGGTTATGATATTATAAGAAGACCAACTGGAGGAAGAGCAGTTTTACATGCCGAAGAAATTACTTATTCAATTACAATGAAGATTTTAAATGGAACTCTTCATCAGACCTATGCATTGATTAACAATGCAATTAAAATTGGACTTGAAAAATATGGTGTTAAGAATCTAGAATTTTCTAGGTCTCATCCTGATTTCAAAACCGAATATAAAATTGATGATTCTGCAAGTTGTTTTAATTCATCGGCATTAAATGAGCTTACATGGAATGGAAAAAAAATTGTTGGATCTGCTCAAAGGAGGTATGATGATACATTACTTCAACATGGCTCGATACTTATAGGAGATGAACATTTAAACTTGATTAATTGTTTATCATGTTATAATGATGAACTTAGTATAGATAAAATGAAACTTAGATTGAAAAGTAAAACAGCTACAATAAAACAAACTTTGAATTCGGATAATATTAAATTTAATGAAATTGCAAATTCTTTAAAACAAGGTTTTGAAGATGTTGTAAATTAG
- a CDS encoding aspartate kinase yields MAIVTKFGGVVLDSAINIKKAISEVLSFSENIIVVVSASKGVTNWLETIANLSLTDIIKANNKISELLNYQIDIAQELNIFDECEFEFNEYIAKIKDISKGLSIVKELSNRTLDLIVHYGEKFSSIIFTNLIKKISDKSNVYISALDFIITDDNFRYAAPNLLLTKERVDNILIPLTKKYQIIITEGYISRGANGQVTTMGRESSDFTATLIAELCKSREVRIYTNVPGVFTADPNMVEGAKKIESLTYNTAQILAELGAKVIHPRTVAPIIRANIPLTITSIGYVGSLITLNKETNARVIPLITEATLIEFELFTARENVSETFESIYKKVPVLWSNRFRKRLQIATSLPLENFELENNSLKIINIIQGSILSVVASNMLSNKEISIIFSELEDIEIYSYFVSPNNKSLSIFINSLNASNLCVKIHNRFNS; encoded by the coding sequence TTGGCTATTGTAACAAAATTTGGTGGAGTTGTTTTAGATTCAGCAATTAATATTAAAAAAGCAATCAGTGAAGTTTTATCCTTTAGCGAAAACATTATTGTAGTGGTTAGTGCTTCAAAGGGTGTAACAAATTGGTTAGAAACTATTGCCAATCTATCATTAACAGATATAATCAAAGCAAATAATAAAATAAGTGAACTCTTAAATTATCAAATTGATATTGCTCAGGAATTAAATATATTTGATGAGTGCGAATTTGAGTTTAATGAATATATTGCTAAAATTAAAGATATATCAAAAGGATTATCAATTGTTAAAGAACTTTCAAATAGAACTCTTGATTTGATAGTGCATTATGGTGAAAAATTTTCCTCAATTATATTCACTAACCTAATAAAAAAAATATCTGATAAATCAAATGTGTACATTTCAGCTCTAGATTTTATAATTACAGATGATAACTTCAGGTATGCAGCACCTAATTTATTATTAACAAAAGAAAGAGTTGATAACATTCTAATACCTCTAACTAAAAAATATCAAATTATTATTACTGAAGGTTATATATCAAGAGGTGCAAACGGACAAGTAACAACAATGGGAAGAGAGAGTTCTGACTTTACAGCAACATTAATTGCGGAGCTTTGCAAATCACGTGAAGTTAGAATTTATACAAATGTTCCTGGTGTTTTTACAGCAGACCCTAATATGGTGGAAGGTGCAAAAAAAATTGAATCTTTAACTTACAATACAGCACAAATATTAGCTGAATTGGGAGCTAAAGTAATTCACCCAAGAACTGTAGCACCAATAATAAGAGCAAACATCCCATTAACAATTACATCTATTGGTTATGTTGGTAGCTTAATAACTTTGAATAAAGAAACAAATGCAAGAGTTATTCCACTGATTACTGAAGCAACTCTAATTGAATTTGAACTTTTTACAGCTCGAGAAAATGTGTCTGAAACATTTGAATCAATTTATAAGAAAGTTCCTGTGTTATGGAGTAATCGATTCAGAAAAAGATTACAAATTGCAACTTCTTTGCCATTAGAAAATTTTGAATTAGAAAATAATTCTTTGAAAATTATAAATATTATTCAAGGTTCAATATTATCAGTTGTAGCTTCAAATATGTTAAGTAATAAAGAGATATCAATAATCTTTTCTGAATTAGAAGATATTGAAATATATTCTTATTTTGTTTCACCGAATAATAAATCTTTAAGCATATTTATCAATTCTTTAAATGCAAGTAATCTTTGTGTTAAGATTCATAATCGTTTTAACTCTTAA
- a CDS encoding lycopene cyclase domain-containing protein, whose amino-acid sequence MDNKLNYIFHLLVWMLPVIIGQWFIAKKIFLKNIKAIILPTIIIGTYYSIVDTVAVFDGIWFFDSNQILGLHIGVLPLEEILFFYITSLLVSQTFIMLLPSNKIKS is encoded by the coding sequence ATGGATAATAAATTAAACTATATATTTCATCTTTTAGTATGGATGTTGCCAGTAATAATTGGACAGTGGTTTATTGCAAAAAAGATATTTTTAAAGAATATAAAAGCAATAATTTTACCAACAATTATTATAGGTACATATTATTCAATTGTGGATACAGTTGCAGTTTTTGATGGAATATGGTTTTTTGATTCAAATCAGATTCTAGGATTACATATTGGAGTTTTACCTCTAGAAGAGATTCTATTCTTCTACATTACATCCTTACTTGTTTCTCAAACTTTTATAATGTTATTACCTTCAAATAAAATTAAGAGTTAA
- a CDS encoding lycopene cyclase domain-containing protein yields MTYFQFHLYFNLPLILLLLILNLKNIDKIILKWIVIVCLIALSFTFIWDNHAISMGIWEFPNDRIMFRILKLPIEEILFFIIESIVVCLTVLLFLPKVNSKLNG; encoded by the coding sequence ATGACTTATTTTCAATTTCATTTATATTTTAATCTTCCACTGATACTTTTGTTACTGATTTTAAACCTTAAGAATATTGATAAGATAATATTAAAATGGATTGTTATTGTCTGTTTAATTGCATTGTCATTTACTTTTATTTGGGATAATCATGCCATAAGTATGGGGATTTGGGAATTCCCAAATGATCGAATTATGTTTAGAATATTAAAACTTCCAATTGAAGAAATTTTGTTTTTTATTATAGAATCAATAGTTGTTTGCCTTACAGTTTTACTATTTCTACCAAAAGTTAATTCCAAATTAAATGGATAA
- a CDS encoding acyl--CoA ligase: MSIISDKISKAQTVNSVEFKDLVSKYSSLGDSLCKNALEFHNKPFIIDYNEFGIRKEFSYIEFSIIVGKVSQYLNNKGIGIGDRVAIFAYNHWETVVQYFAIWSVGATVVPINSTEDDQRNEYIIKDSNSKLVFVRSEFLEKVKSIFKNINKELLICVSGEKDVEYDFFTDLILNDNSKIFHPISNLLNQECMIVYTSGTTGNPKGVMLAHGNLLSDSKGISECHKINNLTIMMCVLPIHHVNGTVVTIVTPMCSGSTVVLNRKFQTGLFFERLAKEKVNIVSVVPTLLAFLMQADIDINKFDLTNFQHVICGAGPLTCELAISFEEKYNLKVIHGYGLSETTCYSCFVPVDLNLFDHKKWMNNYGFPSIGVPIAQNEMDIQNEFGESLKEETKGEIVIRGHNVMLGYYNNDEANESSFKNNWFRSGDEGFFKFDSDSNKFFFITGRLKELIIRGGVNISPLEIDEVINSHIKVKAGITVAYENDIYGEEVGALVDKLDDSLTEEELIAYCREHLPFHKTPKVIIFSNNIPVTSTGKYQRNKVKYLFNDFKSIQFKDLK, from the coding sequence ATGTCAATAATTAGCGATAAAATTTCAAAAGCACAAACTGTAAATTCTGTTGAATTTAAAGATTTAGTTTCAAAATATTCTTCTTTAGGTGACTCACTTTGTAAGAATGCTTTAGAGTTTCATAACAAACCTTTTATTATAGATTACAATGAGTTCGGTATTAGGAAAGAGTTTTCATACATAGAATTTTCAATTATTGTTGGAAAGGTTAGCCAATACTTGAATAATAAAGGAATAGGAATTGGTGATAGGGTTGCAATTTTTGCTTACAATCATTGGGAAACAGTTGTTCAATATTTTGCTATTTGGAGTGTTGGTGCCACCGTTGTACCAATCAATTCTACTGAAGATGATCAACGCAATGAATATATTATTAAAGATTCTAATTCTAAACTAGTTTTTGTACGAAGTGAATTCTTAGAAAAAGTAAAATCAATTTTTAAAAATATTAATAAAGAACTACTAATTTGTGTAAGTGGTGAAAAAGATGTAGAGTATGATTTTTTTACTGATTTAATTTTAAATGATAATTCTAAGATTTTTCATCCAATCAGTAATCTTCTTAATCAAGAATGTATGATTGTTTATACTAGTGGAACTACTGGAAATCCTAAAGGAGTTATGCTAGCTCATGGTAATTTATTATCAGATTCAAAGGGTATTTCTGAATGTCATAAGATAAACAATTTAACAATAATGATGTGCGTTTTACCTATTCATCATGTTAATGGAACTGTTGTAACTATAGTAACGCCTATGTGTTCGGGGAGTACTGTTGTTTTAAATAGAAAGTTTCAAACTGGACTTTTCTTTGAAAGGCTTGCAAAAGAAAAAGTAAATATTGTATCAGTTGTACCAACTTTGTTAGCTTTTTTAATGCAAGCTGATATAGATATTAATAAATTCGATTTAACTAATTTTCAACATGTTATTTGTGGAGCAGGTCCATTAACTTGTGAACTTGCAATTAGTTTTGAAGAGAAATATAATTTAAAAGTAATACATGGATATGGGTTATCTGAAACAACTTGTTATAGTTGTTTTGTGCCAGTTGATTTAAACTTATTTGACCATAAAAAATGGATGAATAATTATGGCTTCCCTTCCATTGGCGTTCCAATAGCTCAAAATGAAATGGATATTCAAAATGAATTTGGGGAAAGTTTAAAAGAAGAAACTAAAGGAGAAATAGTGATTCGAGGGCATAATGTAATGCTTGGATATTACAACAATGATGAAGCAAATGAAAGTTCTTTTAAGAATAATTGGTTTAGAAGTGGAGATGAAGGTTTTTTCAAATTTGATTCTGATTCAAATAAATTTTTTTTTATTACTGGTAGACTCAAAGAACTTATAATTAGAGGTGGAGTTAATATTTCTCCATTAGAAATTGATGAAGTAATTAATTCCCATATTAAAGTAAAAGCTGGAATTACTGTAGCTTATGAAAATGATATTTATGGTGAAGAAGTAGGTGCTTTAGTTGATAAATTAGATGACTCATTAACTGAAGAAGAATTAATAGCATATTGCAGAGAACATCTTCCATTTCACAAAACTCCAAAAGTAATAATTTTCAGCAACAACATACCAGTTACTTCAACTGGGAAATACCAAAGAAATAAAGTTAAATATTTATTCAATGATTTTAAAAGTATTCAGTTTAAAGATCTTAAATAA
- a CDS encoding RNA polymerase sigma factor has protein sequence MNFKSNILYNKLSDEQLFALAQDGDTIAFNQLFTRYKKKAYIYCFRVLSDQTLAQDAFQEGFMRMYEHRNSFSGKNFMVWFFRILRNTCLNMKRNRKINVEFEHSSVDVSINNTYDDIFLHEYVAKALIQLPEDFREVIVLFEYEGYTYNEIADIVGTSISTVKIRIFRARNLLREILTPIINDYKFDKK, from the coding sequence ATGAATTTTAAATCAAATATCCTTTATAATAAATTGAGTGATGAGCAACTATTTGCTTTGGCTCAAGATGGGGATACTATTGCATTTAATCAGTTATTCACTAGGTATAAAAAAAAGGCTTACATTTATTGTTTCAGAGTTTTATCAGATCAAACATTAGCTCAAGATGCTTTTCAAGAAGGTTTTATGAGGATGTATGAACATAGAAATTCATTTTCAGGTAAAAATTTTATGGTCTGGTTCTTCAGAATTTTAAGAAATACATGCTTAAATATGAAGCGAAATAGAAAAATAAATGTTGAGTTCGAGCATTCTTCTGTAGATGTTTCAATAAACAATACTTATGATGATATTTTTTTGCATGAGTATGTTGCAAAAGCCTTAATTCAATTACCAGAAGATTTTAGAGAAGTTATTGTTCTTTTTGAATATGAAGGTTATACATATAATGAAATTGCTGATATTGTTGGAACTTCTATTTCGACTGTTAAAATAAGAATTTTTAGAGCTAGAAATTTGTTACGCGAAATTCTTACACCTATTATTAACGA